From a region of the Monodelphis domestica isolate mMonDom1 chromosome 8, mMonDom1.pri, whole genome shotgun sequence genome:
- the LOC107650777 gene encoding endogenous retrovirus group K member 6 Env polyprotein-like, which yields MTFTILTLLNICHAEVYWSIVPKPPILRMLTWMDKPPLVYVNNTDWLPHPILAKRVPLESEGALYNYSGSTVYPPFCMSFRNSFIGNSFCVPRRQQAWIVKNATDNSYVGVGMGVIGMGDELARKTFQPKHPANKYLCPNQIGTVQKELPWTDCSVRVPRKVKMPATTDFNIYNWAPRLRCGRSEQLTRLDKYTDYEKWHMPCQNFQKIEDLLEVDMAGSRLAIEAGPIQNTQWKIVAATQPIYKFKVKVKNSGLDLEYDSHINVTACVFAPYVMLVGNNLRIFKNDQGLYEINCTKCRLHQCLSPKHQDSYVAIMYHPPLMWVPVNLTETWASTPTVHIVQKAFNMVIHRSKRMVFAVVGAVVSVIAMITSLTTATLALTSSIQNHEFIQEVVSNSSKLWHTQQSIDLAYRDELDSLKDAVFWLGKEVEALHTRITYPCHYNQTGYCITPLPYDNVSYEWQLVVQHIKGAWGSHNSTLDIIKLQQQINKLDQIVYENEAANIAANWEATLSSLDPQNWFGRANLTSIGTIILFILLAIGLIILCSRSCKNRAYIRGILPELARSYHTRQLVPENVELNTTVL from the coding sequence ATGACATtcactattttgactttgctgAACATCTGTCATGCTGAAGTCTACTGGTCCATCGTGCCCAAACCTCCTATTTTGAGAATGTTAACTTGGATGGACAAGCCCCCTCTGGTATATGTTAACAACACGGACTGGCTACCACACCCTATTCTAGCCAAACGTGTTCCTCTAGAGTCTGAAGGGGCTCTGTACAATTATTCAGGATCTACTGTGTATCCtccattttgtatgtcttttagAAATTCGTTTATTGGTAATTCTTTCTGTGTACCACGCAGACAGCAAGCGTGGATTGTCAAAAATGCCACTGACAACAGTTATGTAGGGGTTGGCATGGGTGTGATAGGAATGGGAGATGAGTTAGCACGTAAGACGTTCCAACCTAAACACCCTGCTAACAAGTACCTATGTCCAAATCAGATAGGTACGGTACAAAAGGAGTTGCCATGGACAGATTGTTCTGTCCGAGttcccagaaaggttaagatgcCGGCAACCACAGACTTTAACATCTACAATTGGGCACCCAGGTTACGTTGTGGTCGCTCTGAACAACTGACACGGTTAGACAAATACACTGACTATGAGAAATGGCACATGCCATGtcagaattttcagaaaattgaGGACTTACTAGAAGTAGACATGGCTGGTTCTAGACTTGCTATTGAAGCAGGTCCTATACAGAACACACAGTGGAAGATAGTGGCTGCCACGCAGCCGATATACAAGTTTAAGGTCAAGGTGAAGAACTCAGGACTTGATCTTGAGTATGACAGTCACATCAATGTCACAGCATGTGTTTTTGCTCCTTATGTAATGCTAGTAGGTAACAACCTacgaatttttaaaaatgaccaagGTCTATATGAGATCAACTGCACAAAATGTCGCCTACATCAATGCCTTAGTCCTAAACACCAAGATTCATATGTTGCTATCATGTATCATCCACCTTTAATGTGGGTACCTGTCAACTTGACAGAGACGTGGGCATCTACGCCTACGGTGCACATTGTTCAAAAGGCATTTAACATGGTTATACATAGGTCCAAGAGAATGGTCTTTGCAGTTGTAGGAGCCGTAGTCTCAGTAATTGCCATGATCACATCACTAACCACGGCAACATTGGCATTAACTTCCTCTATCCAGAACCATGAGTTCATACAGGAAGTGGTGTCTAACTCTTCCAAATTATGGCACACTCAGCAGAGTATTGACTTAGCTTACAGAGATGAGCTGGACAGTTTAAAAGATGCTGTGTTTTGGttaggtaaagaggttgaagctttACACACTAGGATTACTTATCCCTGTCATTACAATCAAACGGGTTATTGTATTACTCCGTTGCCATATGATAATGTGTCATATGAATGGCAACTGGTCGTTCAGCACATCAAGGGTGCTTGGGGAAGTCATAACAGCACCTTGGACATTATTAAGTTGCAACAGCAGATCAACAAATTAGACCAAATTGTATATGAGAATGAAGCTGCAAATATAGCTGCAAATTGGgaagcaactttatcttccctagatCCCCAAAATTGGTTTGGTAGAGCTAATTTAACCAGCATTGGTactatcattttattcatattattggcTATTGGTTTGATTATACTTTGCAGCAGAAGCTGTAAAAACAGAGCCTACATTCGAGGCATACTGCCAGAATTGGCACGGTCTTATCACACTAGGCAATTGGTGCctgaaaatgttgaattgaacaCAACCGTTTTATGA